The genomic stretch TCATGTTCTCACCCTTCACTCACGAGCCGCCGCCCAGATCCTTCGCCGTCCTTCGGCGGCTCAGGATGACGAGAGTTTTGGTTTGCGAGAGCAAAAATTCGTTCATGATCGTCGCTTCGCGAAACTCAGCACTCGTCATTCTGAGCCCGGCGGAGCGCGGGCGAAGAATCTGGGCGGGGGTAATGCGGAGGGTTCGGAGTCTGCCGTGACAATACGTGCTCGGTAGCGTTCGCGAAATCGAAAGGACAGAGAAAATTGAAAAGCGGGATGCCGAGGCGCGGTCCTTTCCCAATGGACGACTGAAGAATGAATAAGCGAATTCTGACGCACCTCGAGCAGGTCGAGGCGGAGAGCATCCACATCTTTCGCGAGGTTGCGGCGTTGTGCTCGAAGCCCGTTCTGATGTACTCGATCGGGAAGGATTCGGCGGTGTTGCTGCACCTGGCGAAGAAGGCGTTTGCGCCGGGACGGATTCCGTTTCCGGTCCTGCACATCGATACGACCTGGAAGTTCCGCGAGATGATCGAGCTCCGCGACCGGCTCGCCCGCGAGCTCGAGCTGGACCTTCTCGTCTGGACGAACCAGGAAGGCCTCGCGAAGAACATCAACCCGTTCGATCACGGCTCGCAGCGCTACACCCACATCATGAAAACGGAGGCGCTCAAACAGGCGCTCGGGCACTACGGGTTCGATGCGGCCTTCGGCGGCGCACGCCGCGACGAGGAAAAAAGCCGGGCGAAGGAACGCGTCTTCTCGTTCCGCGACCGGTTCCATCAGTGGGACCCGAAAAATCAGCGGCCGGAGCTGTGGAACCTCTACAACACCCGCGTCCGGAAAGGGGAATCGATGCGCGTCTTCCCCCTCTCGAACTGGACCGAGCTCGACGTC from Acidobacteriota bacterium encodes the following:
- the cysD gene encoding sulfate adenylyltransferase subunit CysD, with translation MNKRILTHLEQVEAESIHIFREVAALCSKPVLMYSIGKDSAVLLHLAKKAFAPGRIPFPVLHIDTTWKFREMIELRDRLARELELDLLVWTNQEGLAKNINPFDHGSQRYTHIMKTEALKQALGHYGFDAAFGGARRDEEKSRAKERVFSFRDRFHQWDPKNQRPELWNLYNTRVRKGESMRVFPLSNWTELDVWLYILKEEIPVVPLYFAKERPVVDRDGALIMVDDERLPLSEGEEPRMEKVRFRTLGCYPLTGAIRSEADSLEKVIEEMISSRVSERQGRIIDYDESGSMEEKKREGYF